tagttatgaaaatggttcagctaggcctaaaatgcaaggaaattgaataaaaattattttacgagcctaggggcaaaatcataattttgtgaaactttaacGGCAAAAgcgtaattttgccaaagtatgatttttggactggaatgaatagtgtgaaggatatataagttaaatgtattgttataaatcaagaaagacgagaaattgaaattgatcgataaaaagaaaagtgagaaaaagtgaaaaattcccgaatgaacctttggaataaaaagggatacgaatgaagtgacagaaatgatcacatgtgtggcacggattgtgtgtaggccactaaataaaagtgaaagtgatggtcacgtgtgtagtactacgtgtatcggaatgataggtcgcatgtgtagtactatatgcaggctactatgcgtaccggatagtttcgatcacgtgtgtagtactatgtgcaggctactacgtgtatcagatggtaatggtcacatgtgtagtactatgtgcaggctactatgtgaaccgaacatcattgattagtaaggtggttgctatgtgctgaatccaccgagtatctattattattctgaagtgttcattcggaaattgactaagtgtaattgaataatgaatataggtgtggaattgaattgaatatcgacttagaaatggaaaagtgaattttgaattgaattgtgattgaaagtgaaaaagtgaaattatgaaagagtacatttagcgaGAAAAGCAGTTTAGACAAAgaagttgtgtgactttgaaaaatcaccaaaaatggtggagattgaattaaaggctgaataatatatgaaattgaagctgactgagtctattttcacataaaataaacagagcaagaaaagagttatatattttgagatatttgaagtttagttagacagagtcagaatgagttcggaatcccctgttctgactttggaaaattgtcaaaaattgtacaaaaataattatgggataaagtttatttttttagaatcaatgaatctattttcaatagaaacaaacggaaacaatattcgaattctgtacaatgagataattaatttttagtgaagagaggtcagaactgtcgagcagtgaaataatggaactttaaataataaactgtactatttgggtaaaccaaaaattctgaaaattttatggtaataatatatgtgaatctagtttcgggaaaaatttacggatcttaatttggagttctgtagctccaggtaaaaataatttagtgactctgactcgaatagacagctttgaatatacatgtgagtgaatagtgaaattgtagttaatgttgtttaagtgtgttatacacattaaggatgtggaatggagaggaggaggaggaaaattggaagaacatatgaattatttgtgtataattggccatatgctcgattataatcaataaacgattgaaaagaaatgatgtttataattgtgcattattagttatagttaaagttcatgtgagaaaataaagtttcatagtatgtgtatgtggtatacttggtatatgatttggtatgtagcaatgtcagaaatggtttatgaattaactcatgttgataagtttgatacataaataaatgtggtgcttatccatacttataatgcttatactatatgtttgtttggctagcatgtttggtgtgtatgcttagactttggccaagttgtggctggattacgccacattaaatttataaaattatgcattgagatggtaaatgtctagatggaaatatgcttgtgatcataaaagggtggtaattaaaatggtttatcatatggttagtcttcaaaaagactagcttgcgactatgttcgagtgtaatgtttatatcttgtgtgatatgcataggaaacgggagtggaaaggaaatgaaatactaggttcatgcttgaagtatAAAACgatgcaaaaaggggacgttaagttaaacgataaatatgtattagtattgaacttaatgaaattgaattgtacgtgaattaaatggaaattgcaaatgatatgatgtgaattaaatgaattattgtggtattgaaatgtatattggattgagaaattgaattgaatcgtgaacatgagaatcgtgaattaaatgaaatggaaataaagtattgaattgcatgagtatgtattgggtctcagaagccctatttgttacaaatataatattttgaagttataacgtgaagatttataaaagcatgttaaaaatttgaagagtttaaatttgaatgaaattttataactcggtttaacatgtttataagtgtatgtgttctagtaatgcctcgtaccctattccggcatcaaatacgggtaaggggtgttacaatgtgacatcgccagattcggtcataacgtttagaccggatttggggtgttacattcccctattagatttgattctaatctggtagatttatgtcgtcctatttctaggattgcatacaactccactcaattatgctagatctactcttaaaaagagacttttgctccactgaaataagcacattaaacatgaattaatatccttaGATtactaaaacatgaaataagcatacataattgagaacaagaatcaagtatttatcatgtaaatcaaaaatcaaataataagattcatcataggtttcatcttccctaggtatctagggaatttagttcatcatactaaatagaaacatctcaaagttaagataataacaagacataaagaacccagataaaattctaaagaaattaaatggagatcttcaatcttgaaggagatccgCTTCCGAGATGACTCggatggtgttcttcgagtctTTTCTTCAGTCTTCTCTGTCTCTCCTTTTAAGTCCTcttctaattgatatttatagactttagaatgcttagaaagcctaaaaattgggtttttccgAGTAATTGGGAAGCAGGGTGCGTTATCGACATGGGCTGGCACAAAGGCGTGTGGCCAGCCCATGTGGAAGTGCTCAGGCCATGTGGAACCTGGAAACAGCTCTATTTATCCGGTTTTGGCTCGTTTTTCGCTGCTTTCACTCCCAggtgctctcctaagtatagaaacatgaatttaaaagcatcaaattcactaatttacgcaattaatcatccaaaaatgcattaagaatgggaaaaaaatatgttacttttataacTTATCAATGTGTTACACATCAACTCCGTCCTTTCGGTCATACCAATTTATTATATGTCACACTTTGGTAAGCCTAAAATTGTGATTAATAAGATTTATATGATGAAGAAAAGCTTCATCTAGGGTGGATGTGATAGTCAGAAGAAGACAACGAATGTAAATTGGAAAAAGGCACACggttaaaatatttgaaggaCTTGACATTGCTAACTTGAGCATTAAAAATTCTTTACTCTTTAAGTATATTGTGGTGGAATTTTTCCAATGAGAAAAACTCCCTTTGGAGAAAGGCTATCGTTGCAAATTATGAAGCGAACCCTTAAGAATACCGCTCGAATTCATCTAACAGAAGAAATATCTCTTGTTTGGAAAGGAAGTCTAAAATTATCTGATAAGATTATCATGGGTTATTTTTTAATGTCAACTTACGTTTAATTGGTAGGCAATGGCCTTGAAATTTGGCGCAATGACTATTGCTGATAAATGCATTTTGCAATCAATTATAAGATGCTTGGTTGCTgcaattttggatttttttttttgtttcttgaattaCATAATGTTTATTCTCTTAGTTctagtgtttttttttccttacaaTGATATATTGTATTTGTGATTTGTAAATGTTATATCCCTACCTCAATTTGGATCCAATTGAACCCTCCAAACCGTAATATTATTAAGCATTCATCCCGAGATCTTCTACTTTTCCAACTCTCAGCCTTAGAATAGATGAACCCGTCTTCTTTGACATCACCCCCACTCTTCTTTCTCCATCTTCCTTGATACCATGTATCAATAATGATGCAGTTACCGTGGATCAAACACACAACTAGGCTATACACCTGTTTGACAAAATGACTTGAGGACATTTgttcaaaaatcatcatctcTGAAAAGTTCCATTCATTTAGTGGATCGATTTTTGGATTTGCCAACCCAAAATTTTGGCAGCCTCAAGTCCTCCACCGCCAAGCCCTAGAActtttgagcaaaaaaaaatcaattttcatgGCTTTAACCAGTTTCTTTTGACTCGgtctatatattattttaccCATTGGCCAATGAGCATCacctaaaaattaactaaacattTATAACTAATCTCTCTCTTTgttgttttttgtttcaaaagaaactaGGAATTGTTTGTTATCGTGATTGTTATTTTATTCCTAACATTCCTAATCTTCTagaaaccctaatttatttttttttgtgttttgtggtATCTCCTTTCGTTGTTGACCCTACATTTTTCTTAGCCCATATATAGTTTCCATCCCCTCCATCCATTTAAGTTATGTGGATGAACCCATTTGAGTATATGCAGCGTTGTTCTTTGATTTTGAGGATGAagaattcttcttttttttgcttttattttttatgaatatctATTAGATCCGTGCAAGAGAGGTTTGTTATCATCTCTGCTGTTGATCCTATTGATGGATTTGGTATATTTATGTCTAATTCATgggatatttttatatatatttgattctcCCTGGATTGATGAGACAATTACACCTTACGGGCGATTATCACCCGAGGTTTCTATTCTCACATCCCTGAACAGTACACCACACAAATGGTAAACACTCAATGTTTATCTATACTTTCTTGTACTTGcaagtctatatatttatatatttgagaaaAGGAACCCGAGAGGGGTTCCCACAAGTGGTTATACCCCTTGCATATGTGTATATTCATATAGTGCATATTGTTAGACAAAGGGAACATGTGACAGAATTCCACAGATACTTACGTCCACCATATGCACTTATGtcatatctataattttacaTGTTATATCTGTAACTCTACTTTCATCACATAAATCTGGACAAAGTAGACTTGGTCGACGGTAGTGGTTCAACATGATTTTCATCACGTAAGTCTGAACCTAGTAAACTCGGTCGACGATTGTTCAcgggtgtcgaatccaccaaaaATAAATTCCTACTCCTAAACAGTAAATAAATAGCAATGTAGGGAGTAAGGTCGATTCCATAGACTGGGATATCTAAAATTGTCGTTTCGATTTAACTAGGTTGTCAGGCGGGCAATTATCGTGCCCACAATGtaaaaatagatagaaacaAAATTCGATTGAATAAACTGATGAAATAATATTCTAGCTTCAGGCTCGATTTTTGGTCTGATTTCAAACCGATCCTTGATAACAAGTCTTCTCCTTGATAACTGATCAATTATAGTGGTCGAGGACGCCTCAGACCACCAACCCTTCTGTATAAATTAATTGTGGGAATGCCCAACAACCAACCTTTACCCAACAAAGAACAAAGAACCACAAAACACACGTCCGCGATTTAACTCTCGAATAACCTTGAGAACTCAAAGGGTCCAACTCGAACCAACAGCCTCAACCACGCGAGTTGTTTAAATCCAATTGTTATTTCCCTTTACAAATCCAATCAACCACTTAATTGGACACGCCAATGTGTTCTTTGGTAAACCGAATGTGACAGACGATCGTATGGGTTCTTCCAACTATAAGCATCGATGAATTATTTTTGACTTGGTGTCAATACAACTTTATGAGATGACGATTTCGAGCCTTGGGGTACAATTTCGAGTTTCATGGTCCTAAAAATCAGATAAAAAATAACCTAAAGCTAGACCAAACTAATccataaaattaaacaattgtaaaataaaaataatccaaacaaagtttattaaagaaaaataaaaagaaatttcgaGTTTGGTGGCTGTAGAATGCGCATATGCGTccttgtttcttttgaaacctaaaactatatatatataaaataaaacctaaaggGAGGGGTGGCTGTTATGTGCCCCCTTTTCTAAAacctattatatatatttatacaataataacctaaattaataaaaccttaaaataaaaagaggcaagcttaaaaatagaataagtcttaatataaatagtaaaataatcttaaaatatttgtCTTGTGCGTGAACTCGAGtttttatgtcaaatttttCGTGCAATAATTGTACCCACATGAAATTTGATCGATCAagtaaaaaattagataaaattcatgcccaaaactaattaaaataaataataaagacatGTCGATTAAGTGCATTATCAGTTGTGATTTGACATGGGAGGATCTTACTCTCCACGTAATTTTGGGTTGTGAGAGCCACGATAGTACGATCAACCAGTGGTTACTTTTCATAAGTCTCACCCATGTGTCTAGGAGTAGAGCCACTTATTACCTTTCTTAAGCCTCCCCATGTGTCTAGGAGCAATGTCACTTTATTACCTTCCGTAAGCCTCCTCCCATGCGTTTGGAAGCAAGGCCACTTTATTATTTTTCGTAAGTTTCCCTCAATGCATCTAGGAGCAAAGTCACTTTACTACCTTCAATAAGCCTCCCTTCTGCATTTGAGAGTAGggtcattttattacttttcgTAAGCCTCTTTCCTGCGTCTCAGAGTAGGGTCACTTTATTATCTTTCATAAACCTCCTACATTCGTTTGGGAGCAGGACTCTTTTATTTACAATAAAGCTCCCCCATACATTTGGGAACAAGACAATTGGGCTGCTTCGTGAACCCGTTAGGCTCTCGATGAAGGTAAAGCATATCTTCAAACCATGAATCCTTTGGGCTCTCAATTGTTTTGGTGTTACTTAGATAACATCACTTTCCATTTAGGGTAAACTTATGTAGTAGATAAGATTTTGAAAGTGAGAGATAGGCTTGTGAAATATGAgttgtattttgaatttttgtaggAAAATCCAATATCGACGTTATGGGTTTTTTAAAAGGTCACAAGCTAATTAAAGAAGTCTGGcataaaaaaaaggaatgaaTTAAGAAAATAGATAGAGGTTTTAGTGCTCCTTTGGATTGAGGCAGTGAGGCAGTGAGGCAcgtttgaaagaaaaagatggtGCCAAACTCACTGCATTTGTGTTTGGTTGAGGGTATCGGTCAGATGAGGTTGCTTTCAACCACACCGATCACTGATTTTCACCGGAGCAAATAGCAGCAGATTAGAGGCTTTCAAAGTGCGCTTGACATTATAATGCACCAAAATAGCCTTCCATCATCCTTCCCAATCGATACAAGTGCTCGCAATTTCATCGCAAACATATAATTACCAATTCCAAGAAAGATAGAACATGCGAAATATAACTAAAGATAccgagaaatagaaaaatgaaccCAAAAAATTTGCTGCAAACTCAAGAGCGTGAAGGTAGAACATAGAACCACTGGATTTGCGGCAAACTCAAGAGCATGAGGATCTAACAAATTACATATGATGCAAATAAGGGTCATTTCAACTTACATTAATGAAATGGAAGATCTAAACGAAACTCAACATgaaaaccaaaacataaaagaagagaaaacctTCTTAAGAGAATGTGCATTTTACCCTACCATCTTCTCCTCGCATCAAATGCATTCTTCCTATAATGTGGCTCATTTGGATCTCCGTAAGGAACTACCCTCTTAAGagcttttcttcctttttttctccCTCGGTGGCTCCGAGTCAAATTCTCGTGAATTACACGTTTTtcgcttttattattattcttttcgCATAATAACCTTTTAGTCCTCCaactttagaagaaaatttatttgagtattttaatttatagtttttgtcaaatcattctaaaatagataaaaaaaattagcatttgttaattttatttgacagaaacatgaagaaattgtattgtagatagatttttaagcaataaacgTGAACCAATGGTTCTTGCAGATTTTtcattctattatatatcaattctaatctgatgtccttaatagtcatttttcattctcacctcaccgctacagctgcgtttgaatccaaacacacactccaccattgtttctaatctcaccgctacagtacccaatctcaccgctacagtaactaatctcaccgccaccgctgtttttaacctcaccggaggtaaacacaccgcccatccaaactagccCTTAGTCAAATTCAATGGAagtaattataataaaagttgGTGTGCAGATCATGTGGTTTGAAcagaaagtaaatataataaaacaataaatttttgtttttcaaaaaagatGGAGCCAAGAAATCTGAGAAGAGTAAGACCATAAATAATGTGAAAACTGCAACCCTTATACAAAATACTGGAATTCAAAAATAAGGGATAACATATAATGTCtgtataagaaaaaaaacacatgTATAGTTGAGACTGAAGCAGGCCACATCAAGTCACTTAGAAATGGCCCTCGTTTTCTTGAGGAGATAAGTTCAAATCAGGGAGCATTGCCAAGTTCTTGTGGAGCCTTACTACAGAGCTAGGGAACATGACGGTGTTGTAGAGGGAGAGCTCCTTCACCAAACGCTCCTCTTGCACCCTGGAGAAAAAATACTTGTCCATCCACATGCCCGTCAGTTGACTCACCGATGGAATCACCAGCTTCTCCACTTTTAATGAGCAAAGTGTCTGAAAACATCCATTGTCACCAGGCCTTTccattcattttataattacgtaaaaaaataataaacagtttgattttaattaccGATTCAATACAGTTTTCCAGTACGTAAGCCATCCCTAGCCGCCTATATTCCCCACGGGTTCCAATGAAAGGCATCTCTGCCAACCTTTTTCCATGCACCCTGGAAACCAGTTGAAGTTAATATGGGAATTGGGGTCAAGTAAtacttttagaaaaataaaataaaataaaaaagacctTATTGATGCCACACTGATGATTTCATCATTCTTTTCTAGGATAGCAGTATAAAATCCACTGTAGTTAATTCGGGTCACGTAGGACCTGGAAACGAGAAAGATTAAAACTattaatcctattttatttatgttggTAAGTTGAGAACTAGTTTAAAGAGTTGCAACAAATGATTACCCTCGATTGTACACAATGCTTTGGACGATATTGGCTCTTGTATGGCGGTCAACGGTAGACAGGAAACACTCGTTCATTACCAGCCACGCCACAGCAATCTTGGAGTTGCACTGTATTCTCTTGTACTCCTCTTCTCCATAGGAACCAGTGAATGGCTCATCTGTGCGTTGGAGCAGAGTCCAAGTAAGGCCATCGTGGAGCTCATTTTGTGATCCCAGCAAATTATGTAACCCTTCATATATCTATTGTACAACTTCATAGtcaatcattttttttctttcaatgttAATCACTTGAGAAAATGACGGGGGATGGTGGGTACCTTTCTGCAACTACTTCCACAGAAGGCAACTGGAGGATTCATCAGATCCAACGTTTCTCCTCCACACCTGAAATGATCTGTAAACAAAGAGCAATGGTTGAAATCCTTCCATAGAGTTTGGGTTAAATTAAGTACTACttacattttttttcacattGGCTACACTGCATCAAAGGGCCATTGCCATTGCCACAGTATTTGCAGATACAGTATGGACATAGCCAATCACCTTGGGGAATAATCTGCATTTTccatttccaaaaaaaaaa
The Gossypium raimondii isolate GPD5lz chromosome 8, ASM2569854v1, whole genome shotgun sequence DNA segment above includes these coding regions:
- the LOC105792029 gene encoding increased DNA methylation 1 — encoded protein: MNPPVAFCGSSCRKIYEGLHNLLGSQNELHDGLTWTLLQRTDEPFTGSYGEEEYKRIQCNSKIAVAWLVMNECFLSTVDRHTRANIVQSIVYNRGSYVTRINYSGFYTAILEKNDEIISVASIRVHGKRLAEMPFIGTRGEYRRLGMAYVLENCIESTLCSLKVEKLVIPSVSQLTGMWMDKYFFSRVQEERLVKELSLYNTVMFPSSVVRLHKNLAMLPDLNLSPQENEGHF